The window TTTCAGACCCACGTGTCAGCGATTGGCCTCTGATGGACTCACCAATCCCTACCCTTTTCATCGTTATATTGTATCTGTACGGGGTGACGATATTCGGTCCGCGGGTGATGACCAACCGGAAACCTTTCAAATTGAGGGAAGCTCTGGTCGCTTACAACGCGTTCCAGGTGGTCTTTTCACTGGGAATGCTTTACGAGGTAAATATTCTAGACCCTAAAAAGACACCTTCCTTCGAAGACACGATTGTTGGAAGATGACTTTGTAAAAACAAAGTTGATTTAGAGCAATCACGCGATACTTAATCTGACAAGAAAAGAAGACTAATAGCCTGTAACAAGACATCGGATGACATCTGTCTGGAAGGAGGAAACGTTTAGCTCGGTTCCAAGGTTTCGAGAACGTTTCGAAACGGTACAAGCTTTCTCTAAATACTATCTATTTGATGCACATGAAAGGTCCGCGAGAGATCGATGCGACTCTTCAATGAGATCCAAAGTTCATGGCTCTCCGGGCACCGAACACCTCTCTCTGTAAACGCAAGTAGGCCATCGGACGAAAATGTCAGAGAACTATGAAAAAAATAGAATCGCTTGCAGCTAGAAAAGATTTTTTGACCACCGTACTAAGTGTAACAGTGAAAGCACGAATAACACTTTAAGAGTAATGATATTCAAACGAACAAGGGTGGTTGTTCAATGTGACAAATGCCAGATACCTGTTCGAAGAGTAAACACTAGCTACGAAGAACGTGTACGCATTCTTTCAGCGGCGCGCCAAAGCGAAAGGGTTACGTTCAGCCCATGGCAATCCATCGATGGGTTACGAGCTGTGGGTCACATTACCctcgaaattttaataaaatataaatcatagATCGGTTCTAAACGgttcaattttataaaacgCCTCGACAAAAAGGAAACTTCGACTTGACGCAAacgtaaagaagaagaaatcgtgTTGCGACACTAGCGATTGCATTGTAGCCGGTTCTATCGAAACAATTCGAAATTTCTTGGCGATTTTGAAAGAAGCGAAGAGCGAACGAGCGGAATTCGCGAATTTCCAACGCGATTACCAACGGCAGAGGGTGGGAAAGCGTGATTCGCGAAACTCGTGCGGTtgcaaaaacaaaaaaggaaaagggaaaaaataACAGAAACTACGCAAACTCGACTGCCGACAACCGTTTCCACGAGATTTCCCAATCGATTTGTACACTCGAGCTCGCGGTTCGTTAAAGGCGAAGCATCCTGTTTTCGACTTTCCATCAGCCGTTCCTTCGCTCTTAGATTCTAGGGAGCAGTACGGGTGCGAACAGTGcttgaataaaatatacatcTTCCGTGACATTTTTTCGAGACATTCTATACCCTTGATTAGTGCGATAGTCGAATTTCAAGTGTAAAGTCTGAGGAGAAGGAACGAgtttttaaattgaagaaaaagtaACTCTTTAAATCGCTCGTGCTTACGACGAATAAGAACCGTTGATGCAATTGCCTTTCACGTTTTAATTCTTTGTTAATGCAATGCTCCAGTTTCAAGTGTCGTAAcggaaatgaattttataatatttatcacATAGGTAGTAGCAATAGCAGTCTGACCACTTAGAAACTGTTCACTGGCACAGTAGAAATAGACGAACGTAGTAAGACACGTTAACCCTTCCGATCCGATATCGGTACACTACTTCAGTTTAAATCCTCTAATAATAAATCCGATCTTTCGACTGTACCTTGACCGTGGCCTCCTATTTCACAGCACCTGATGTCCGGCTGGTTGTTGGATTACAGCTACAAGTGTCAACCCGTCGACTATTCCCATAATCCGTCCGCGTTGCGTATGGCAAACCTCTGTTGGTGGTACTTCATCAGCAAATTCACGGAATTCGCTGACACGGTACGTAACAAGGAGAAACTCTACGGCGAAACAGAATCTCGAAACTATcttgttattgaaaatattcaaatttcagaTATTCTTTATCCTACGCAAAAAAGACAGTCAGGTGACGTTCTTGCACCTGTACCATCATTCTCTGACGCCTTTGGAGACATGGATCTGCGTGAAATTCATCCCCGGAGGCCATGGTACTCTTGGAAATCTTATAAACAACGCGGTACACGTGATAATGTACACGTATTACATGGTGTCCGCGATGGGACCGGAGTACCAGAAGTATCTATGGTGGAAGAAACATCTCACCACTGTGCAACTGGTAATCGTATTAAATGATCAgatttattttgttaaatttaagCATTTTTATGTGAAGAACAGtttgataattttcattttcgctACTGAAAAGTGCCACTCgatacaaaaatcttaaagtgattaaatataaaaagaaatcagGAATCTTAGAAAACACGCGCTCGAACAGAGTTGTCTCAATCAACGAAATCAGATCTTGTTGTTGCATTTCTGGCTGCACCGTACACGTGACCACGACAAGATCGCGCAACGAGCGACCAAATACTTTTCAGACCTGAGATTCGCGATACCTTCTTCTTGCACAACCCGCATTGCAACCCGGCTGGATAATAATTCGCCTCGATGAAAGTGAACGGGCCTACGATTCTTCGAGAACCAACCGTAGGGTGGATCGGTGCAACTGCACTTACGATATCAGAACTGCGCTTTTGACAACAACGCTGATCGATGATCAAACGATGGCGAGAAGGAAAAGGATCGTACGTTTAGTGGACCAAAACCTGACGTTTCGTTATTGTGTGCAAATTGTGTGCTAAAGCAGTGATCGGTCACCGTTGAGTAACTAGTACTGTAAATCGAGTTAACACGTTTCAAGCCACgtgcaatttaaatttaaactttaTGACTAACGTTTGAAACTTGGGTCAATGGTTATATCGCAATGGTTCGTTGGAAGAAACTTGAAATTATATTCGGTACGATGTTGCTCGTACGAAGGTGTCAGAGCTAGCAATTACTCAAATAAAAGTTACTCAAACCTGGCGAAACCTTTCCCAATCTCTAAAGTATGAAGGGAAGGTAATTTCATTTCGAGATCGATCGATACTCAACAATTTCATACTTTCAAGAACTTTCAATAGCTAAGTAAAATGTTACAACGAAGATCATCAAATAACCATTAGCGTCCACCGAATGACGTTCTTTATCCAGTT is drawn from Osmia lignaria lignaria isolate PbOS001 chromosome 14, iyOsmLign1, whole genome shotgun sequence and contains these coding sequences:
- the LOC117609199 gene encoding very long chain fatty acid elongase AAEL008004, with the protein product MASAAAELVAEREPEPRIEMTDTNRTFVGAQGLVRMALDQYTEILATISDPRVSDWPLMDSPIPTLFIVILYLYGVTIFGPRVMTNRKPFKLREALVAYNAFQVVFSLGMLYEHLMSGWLLDYSYKCQPVDYSHNPSALRMANLCWWYFISKFTEFADTIFFILRKKDSQVTFLHLYHHSLTPLETWICVKFIPGGHGTLGNLINNAVHVIMYTYYMVSAMGPEYQKYLWWKKHLTTVQLVQFFLVFVHSTQALVFDCGYPKLIAALLLLHSTIFFVLFSDFYRRAYNTVTTRKQIKGE